From Xenopus tropicalis strain Nigerian chromosome 3, UCB_Xtro_10.0, whole genome shotgun sequence, the proteins below share one genomic window:
- the prdx2 gene encoding peroxiredoxin-2: MSCPVGPGVRAVKTHIGQPAPAFKATAVVNGEFKDIQLSDYLGKYVVLFFYPLDFTFVCPTEIIAFSDHAGDFSKINCQLIAVSVDSQFTHLAWTNVPRKEGGLGPINIPLVSDLTHSIAKDYGVLKEEDGVAYRGLFIIDGKGNLRQITINDLPVGRSVEETLRLVQAFQYTDQHGEVCPAGWKPGSSTIKPNVKDSKEFFSKEY; the protein is encoded by the exons ATGTCGTGTCCCGTGGGTCCAGGTGTGCGCG cagTGAAGACTCACATTGGCCAGCCGGCCCCAGCTTTTAAGGCCACTGCTGTGGTCAATGGGGAGTTTAAAGACATCCAGTTGTCAGACTATTTAG GTAAATacgtggttttgtttttttacccattGGACTTTACCTTTGTCTGCCCCACGGAGATCATTGCCTTCAGTGACCATGCTGGAGACTTCAGTAAGATCAACTGCCAGCTGATTGCCGTCTCCGTCGATTCCCAGTTCACCCACCTCGCGTG GACCAATGTACCCCGTAAAGAAGGCGGTTTGGGGCCCATTAACATACCCCTGGTGTCTGATCTGACTCATTCTATTGCAAAGGACTATGGTGTCCTGAAGGAAGAGGATGGAGTTGCCTACAG AGGGCTCTTCATTATTGATGGAAAAGGAAACCTTCGCCAGATAACCATTAATGACCTTCCTGTTGGCCGCTCTGTGGAGGAGACCTTGCGCCTGGTGCAGGCATTCCAGTACACGGATCAACATGGCGAGG TATGTCCTGCAGGATGGAAGCCCGGCAGCAGCACCATCAAGCCCAATGTAAAGGACAGCAAGGAGTTCTTCTCTAAAGAATACTGA